The Thunnus thynnus chromosome 1, fThuThy2.1, whole genome shotgun sequence nucleotide sequence ATTATATTCTGGATGGTTTCATTTTCTCCACCATTAGGGCCCGGCGTGGGTTTGCCAAGATTTATCCATTCTGACCAGCCACACGTCATATCATGTCCCCCTGGGCAAAGAGTTGTTGTAGGTAGCCTAGTAGTAGTTGTTGTCTCAGTTACGGTAGAAGGTGTAGTGGCAGTAGTGGTTGTTGTAGGTGCCTGAGTTGTACTTGTCGTCTCAGATGTGGTAGAAGGTGTAGTGGGTGGAGTAGTTGTTGTAGGTGTCTGAGTTGTAGTTGTTTCAGTGGCTGTAGAGGGTGTAGTGGTTGTTGTAGTTGTAGGTGTCTGAGTTGTAGCTGTTTCAGTTGTGGTAGTGGGTGTTGAGGTTGTAGTAGTTGTAGGTTTCTGAgttgtaattgtttcagttgtgcTGGAAGGTGCTACGTATGTGGTAGTTGAAGGTGTTGAAGTTGGAATATTTGTAGGGGCAGTTGATGGTGTTGGACACCTACagcatttaaatttaatctcGTAGTCGAAACACTCACCCTGAAGcccttgttgtttgttgttgcatatGAGACCTACAtctttattgcatgtcacagctTGTCCCACCTCTGACAAGGGAAGACTTGGGTAAAGAACAGCTCTACACTGGACCTCTTCTGGAGTCGAACAAACATGATAACCAGCAGAGATTATATTCTGGATGGTTTCATTTTCTCCACCATTAGGGCCCGGCGTGGGTTTGCCAAGATTTATCCATTCTGACCAGCCACACGTCATATCATGTCCCCCTGGGCAAAGAGTTGTTGTAGGTAGCCTAGTAGTAGTTGTTGTCTCAGTTACGGTAGAAGGTGTAGTGGCAGTAGTGGTTGTTGTAGGTGCCTGAGTTGTACTTGTTGTCTCAGATGTGGTAGAAGGTGTAGTGGGTGGAGTAGTTGTTGTAGGTGTCTGAGTTGTAGTTGTTTCAGTGGCTGTAGAGGGTGTAGTGGTTGTTGTAGTTGTAGGTGTCTGAGTtgtagttgtttcagttgtggtagTGGGTGTTGAGGTTGTAGTAGTTGTAGGTTTCTGAgttgtaattgtttcagttgtgcTGGAAGGTGCTACATATGTGGTAGTTGAAGGTGTTGAAGTTGGAATATTTGTAGGGGCAGTTGATGGTGTTGGACACCTACagcatttaaatttaatctcGTAGTCGAAACACTCACCCTGAAGcccttgttgtttgttgttgcatatGAGACCTACAtctttattgcatgtcacagctTGTCCCACCTCTGACAAGGGAAGACTTGGGTAAAGAACAGCTCTACACTGGACCTCTTCTGGAGTTGAACAAACATGATAACCAGCAGAGATTATATTCTGGATGGTTTCATTTTCTCCACCATTAGGGCCCGGCGTGGGTTTGCCAAGATTTATCCATTCTGACCAGCCACACGTCATATCATGTCCCCCTGGGCAAAGAGTTGTTGTAGGTAGCCTAGTAGTAGTTGTTGTCTCAGTTACGGTAGAAGGTGTAGTGGCAGTAGTGGTTGTTGTAGGTGCCTGAGTTGTACTTGTTGTCTCAGATGTGGTAGAAGGTGTAGTGGGTGGAGTAGTTGTTGTAGGTGTCTGAGTTGTAGTTGTTTCAGTGGCTGTAGAGGGTGTAGTGGTTGTTGTAGTTGTAGGTGTCTGAGTtgtagttgtttcagttgtggtagTGGGTGTTGAGGTTGTAGTAGTTGTAGGTTTCTGAgttgtaattgtttcagttgtgcTGGAAGGTGCTACGTATGTGGTAGTTGAAGGTGTTGAAGTTGGAATATTTGTAGGGGCAGTTGATGGTGTTGGACACCTACagcatttaaatttaatctcGTAGTCGAAACACTCACTCTGAAGcccttgttgtttgttgttgcatatGAGACCTACAtctttattgcatgtcacagctTGTCCCACCTCTGACAAGGGAAGACTTGGGTAAAGAACAGCTCTACACTGGACCTCTTCTGGAGTTGAACAAACATGATAACCAGCAGAGATTATATTCTGGATGGTTTCATTTTCTCCACCATTAGGGCCCGGCGTGGGTTTGCCAAGATTTATCCATTCTGACCAGCCACACGTCATATCATGTCCCCCTGGGCAAAGAGTTGTTGTAGGTAGCCTAGTAGTAGTTGTTGTCTCAGTTACGGTAGAAGGTGTAGTGGCAGTAGTGGTTGTTGTAGGTGCCTGAGTTGTACTTGTTGTCTCAGATGTGGTAGAAGGTGTAGTGGGTGGAGTAGTTGTTGTAGGTGTCTGAGTTGTAGTTGTTTCAGTGGCTGTAGAGGGTgtagtagttgttgtagttgtaggtgtctgagttgtagttgtttcagttgtgctGGAAGGTGCTACGTATGTGGTAGTTGAAGGTGTTGAAGTTGGAATATTTGTAGGGGCAGTTGATGGTGTTGGACACCTA carries:
- the LOC137189254 gene encoding mucin-5AC-like; translated protein: MTCGWSEWINLGKPTPGPNGGENETIQNIISAGYHVCSTPEEVQCRAVLYPSLPLSEVGQAVTCNKDVGLICNNKQQGLQGECFDYEIKFKCCRCPTPSTAPTNIPTSTPSTTTYVAPSSTTETITTQKPTTTTTSTPTTTTETTTTQTPTNTTTTTPSTATETTTTQTPTTTTPPTTPSTTSETTSTTQAPTTTTTATTPSTVTETTTTTRLPTTTLCPGGHDMTCGWSEWINLGKPTPGPNGGENETIQNIISAGYHVCSTPEEVQCRAVLYPSLPLSEVGQAVTCNKDVGLICNNKQQGLQGECFDYEIKFKCCRCPTPSTAPTNIPTSTPSTTTYVAPSSTTETITTQKPTTTTTSAPTTTSETTTTQTPTTTTTTTPSTATETTTTQTPTTTTPPTTPSTTSETTSTTQAPTTTTTATTPSTVTETTTTTRLPTTTLCQGGHDMTCGWSEWINLGKPTPGPNGGENETIQNIISAGYHVCSTPEEVQCRAVLYPSLPLSEVGQAVTCNKDVGLICNNKQQGLQGECFDYEIKFKCCRCPTPSTAPTNIPTSTPSTTTYVAPSSTTETTTTQTPTTTTTTTPSTATETTTTQTPTTTTPPTTPSTTSETTSTTQAPTTTTTATTPSTVTETTTTTRLPTTTLCPGGHDMTCGWSEWINLGKPTPGPNGGENETIQNIISAGYHVCSTPEEVQCRAVLYPSLPLSEVGQAVTCNKDVGLICNNKQQGLQSECFDYEIKFKCCRCPTPSTAPTNIPTSTPSTTTYVAPSSTTETITTQKPTTTTTSTPTTTTETTTTQTPTTTTTTTPSTATETTTTQTPTTTTPPTTPSTTSETTSTTQAPTTTTTATTPSTVTETTTTTRLPTTTLCPGGHDMTCGWSEWINLGKPTPGPNGGENETIQNIISAGYHVCSTPEEVQCRAVLYPSLPLSEVGQAVTCNKDVGLICNNKQQGLQGECFDYEIKFKCCRCPTPSTAPTNIPTSTPSTTTYVAPSSTTETITTQKPTTTTTSTPTTTTETTTTQTPTTTTTTTPSTATETTTTQTPTTTTPPTTPSTTSETTSTTQAPTTTTTATTPSTVTETTTTTRLPTTTLCPGGHDMTCGWSEWINLGKPTPGPNGGENETIQNIISAGYHVCSTPEEVQCRAVLYPSLPLSEVSNTINCPYKYSNFNTFNYHIRSTFQHN